One segment of Phaeacidiphilus oryzae TH49 DNA contains the following:
- a CDS encoding enoyl-CoA hydratase/isomerase family protein, translating to MTSKSSGHTGSGAVGLVREGALARVRLGTGHRANALGRRDWEALGALFRDLAADESLAAVIVAGRGATSFSAGSDMREWLAAEPADIDASFAAMEDALTAIEQLPVPVVAQVRGTAAGAGCQLACACDLRVIADDAQMGMPIARWGILVPPPFAARVALLTGPAAARDLLLTGRLVTGEEAARIGLATAAVPDDRLEAETDAIVARITAQPTAAVRAAKRSIDALLAPARDHLRGLPVGPAADYAALQKGLSTFLSRTITATG from the coding sequence ATGACATCCAAGTCGAGCGGACACACCGGATCCGGAGCCGTCGGCCTCGTCCGCGAGGGCGCGCTGGCCCGGGTCCGCCTGGGCACCGGGCACCGCGCGAACGCGCTGGGCAGGCGCGACTGGGAGGCGCTCGGCGCGCTCTTCCGCGACCTCGCGGCCGACGAGTCGCTGGCCGCGGTGATCGTCGCCGGGCGCGGCGCCACCTCCTTCAGCGCCGGCTCCGACATGCGCGAGTGGCTGGCGGCCGAGCCGGCGGACATCGACGCCTCCTTCGCGGCCATGGAGGACGCCCTCACCGCCATCGAGCAGCTGCCGGTCCCGGTGGTCGCCCAGGTCCGCGGCACGGCCGCCGGCGCCGGCTGCCAACTCGCCTGCGCCTGCGACCTCCGGGTCATCGCCGACGACGCCCAGATGGGGATGCCGATCGCCCGCTGGGGCATCCTCGTCCCCCCGCCGTTCGCGGCCCGGGTGGCCCTCCTCACCGGCCCCGCGGCGGCCCGCGACCTCCTCCTCACCGGCCGGCTGGTCACCGGCGAGGAGGCGGCCAGGATCGGCCTCGCCACCGCCGCCGTCCCCGACGACCGCCTGGAGGCCGAGACGGACGCGATCGTGGCCCGGATCACGGCCCAGCCGACGGCGGCGGTCCGAGCCGCGAAGCGCTCCATCGACGCCCTCCTCGCCCCCGCGCGCGACCACCTCCGAGGCCTCCCGGTGGGCCCCGCCGCCGACTACGCCGCCCTCCAGAAGGGCCTCTCCACCTTCCTGTCCCGCACGATCACCGCCACGGGCTGA
- a CDS encoding FadR/GntR family transcriptional regulator, protein MSEALRPLSRPRLYEQVVASLRQFVQDHGMRAGDRLPPERDLAEKLGVSRTSVRQAIVALEVQGLVEVRHGGGTYLLRDRLDAEPLEAMAARRELLPDVLDARDALETKIAALAAVRRTEEDLAAIEAALAAMAEAVDRGELGKAEDARFHAAVTAAAHSALLARFMTEISGSIAESRGESLRQPGRPAQSLGQHRAVAEAVRAGDPEAAAAAMHHHVEAVGQVKLLEWQAAAEAEQE, encoded by the coding sequence GTGTCCGAGGCCCTGCGCCCGCTCTCCCGCCCCCGGCTGTACGAGCAGGTCGTGGCCAGCCTGCGGCAGTTCGTCCAGGATCACGGCATGCGGGCGGGCGACCGGCTGCCGCCGGAGCGGGATCTCGCCGAGAAGCTCGGAGTCAGCCGGACCTCCGTCCGGCAGGCGATCGTCGCCCTGGAGGTGCAGGGCCTGGTGGAGGTGCGGCACGGCGGCGGCACCTACCTCCTCCGGGACCGGCTGGACGCGGAGCCGCTGGAGGCGATGGCCGCCCGGCGCGAGCTGCTGCCGGACGTGCTGGACGCCCGGGACGCGCTGGAGACCAAGATCGCCGCGCTGGCCGCCGTCCGCCGTACCGAGGAGGACCTGGCCGCGATCGAGGCCGCGCTGGCCGCGATGGCCGAGGCGGTCGACCGCGGCGAGCTGGGCAAGGCCGAGGACGCCCGCTTCCACGCGGCCGTCACCGCGGCCGCCCACAGCGCGCTGCTGGCCAGGTTCATGACGGAGATCTCCGGCTCGATCGCGGAGTCCCGTGGCGAATCGCTGCGCCAGCCGGGGCGGCCGGCCCAGTCGCTGGGACAGCACCGGGCGGTCGCCGAGGCGGTCCGGGCCGGCGACCCGGAGGCCGCGGCGGCGGCGATGCACCACCATGTGGAGGCCGTCGGGCAGGTGAAGCTGCTGGAGTGGCAGGCGGCGGCGGAGGCCGAGCAGGAGTAG
- a CDS encoding APC family permease — MSSAPQAPAGPPALEEPQRLRRGSLRLVDIAAATMANIGPAMSFYFGFAFLAETAGVASPLTLIAAGIAIALLGNTLSQFSRAHPSAGGFITFVGKSFGPTAAVTTAILAGLGYIIAMGSVIAISGGFLETTLDYYFHLDVPWIVWTACFTALAVAMMIRGISVSTKLAGFFFGVEMLVLVVVSVVAIARHGGHLSAAPFEPSHLSGGFTGLFQGFPLAIYLFIGWENSAALAEETENPRRNVGRAVFLSIAMMVLGYLLFAYATVTGFGYDVKSLAAAPIPFISVAHGSLGVLVFFAYLAGLTSTVGALIAGTNSQARLVFNAGREGLLPSIVGRVDPKRQTPVWALCTFVGVSLLIMGGWALGHLLGHGRMDAEVFFSESSTMGTILVLLVYLASNLALPVFYRRYRPEEFRWLKHGVLPVLGAAAIVVPLYYLAKPGQPTPFDWFPWAALAVLAGALVYALVLTRRDPTLGDRVGSLVADE; from the coding sequence ATGTCCTCCGCCCCGCAAGCCCCGGCAGGACCGCCCGCACTGGAGGAACCGCAACGGCTGCGCCGCGGCAGCCTGCGCCTGGTGGACATCGCCGCCGCCACCATGGCCAACATCGGCCCCGCCATGAGCTTCTACTTCGGCTTCGCGTTCCTCGCCGAGACGGCCGGGGTGGCGTCCCCGCTCACCCTGATTGCGGCCGGCATCGCGATCGCGCTGCTGGGCAACACCCTCTCCCAGTTCTCCCGGGCGCACCCCTCGGCCGGCGGGTTCATCACCTTCGTCGGCAAGTCCTTCGGCCCGACCGCGGCCGTCACCACGGCCATCCTGGCCGGGCTCGGCTACATCATCGCCATGGGCTCGGTGATCGCCATCTCCGGTGGGTTCCTGGAGACCACTCTCGACTACTACTTCCACCTCGACGTCCCGTGGATCGTCTGGACCGCCTGCTTCACCGCGCTCGCGGTGGCGATGATGATCCGGGGGATCTCCGTCTCCACCAAGCTCGCCGGGTTCTTCTTCGGGGTGGAGATGCTGGTGCTGGTGGTCGTCTCGGTGGTGGCGATCGCCCGGCACGGCGGGCACCTCTCCGCCGCCCCCTTCGAGCCGAGCCATCTCAGCGGCGGGTTCACCGGGCTCTTCCAGGGCTTCCCGCTCGCCATCTACCTCTTCATCGGGTGGGAGAACTCGGCGGCGCTGGCCGAGGAGACCGAGAACCCGCGGCGGAACGTCGGCCGGGCGGTCTTCCTCTCCATCGCCATGATGGTGCTCGGCTACCTCCTCTTCGCCTACGCGACCGTCACCGGCTTCGGCTACGACGTCAAGTCCCTGGCCGCGGCGCCGATCCCGTTCATCTCGGTGGCCCACGGCAGCCTCGGGGTGCTGGTCTTCTTCGCCTATCTGGCCGGGCTGACCTCCACCGTCGGCGCCCTGATCGCGGGCACCAACTCGCAGGCGCGGCTGGTCTTCAACGCCGGCCGGGAGGGCCTGCTGCCCTCGATCGTCGGGCGGGTGGACCCCAAGCGGCAGACGCCGGTCTGGGCGCTCTGCACCTTCGTCGGGGTCTCGCTGCTGATCATGGGCGGCTGGGCGCTGGGCCATCTCCTGGGCCACGGCAGGATGGACGCGGAGGTGTTCTTCTCCGAGTCCTCCACCATGGGCACCATCCTGGTGCTCCTCGTCTACCTGGCCTCCAACCTGGCGCTGCCGGTGTTCTACCGGCGGTACCGGCCGGAGGAGTTCCGCTGGCTGAAGCACGGGGTGCTGCCGGTGCTGGGCGCGGCGGCGATCGTGGTGCCGCTGTACTACCTGGCCAAGCCGGGGCAGCCGACCCCGTTCGACTGGTTCCCCTGGGCCGCGCTGGCCGTCCTGGCGGGGGCGCTGGTGTACGCGCTGGTCCTGACGCGGCGCGACCCCACCCTTGGGGACCGGGTGGGGTCGCTGGTCGCGGACGAGTGA
- a CDS encoding dienelactone hydrolase family protein gives MPTYDALLAETITIAGANGDEIEAYSARPMASEPVGGVVVIHHMPGYDIQTKEITRRFAAEGYNAVCPNLYSREAPGASPDDAAAAARANGGVPDPRFLGDAEGAARYLRALTNSNGKVGVIGYCSGGRQSFLAGCSIDVQAAVDCYGAFVTGTPPEGFPLQVEPIGHLAKELRCPLLGLFGNEDQYPSPEAVNELEDRLKEHGKSYEFHRYDNAGHAFFSVNRPSYRPEAANDGWSRILDFYGRHLAS, from the coding sequence ATGCCCACTTATGACGCACTCCTCGCGGAGACCATCACCATCGCCGGCGCGAACGGGGACGAGATCGAGGCCTACTCGGCGCGGCCGATGGCCTCCGAGCCGGTCGGCGGGGTGGTGGTCATCCACCACATGCCCGGTTACGACATCCAGACCAAGGAGATCACCCGGCGTTTCGCCGCCGAGGGTTACAACGCCGTCTGCCCGAACCTGTACTCGCGTGAGGCGCCGGGCGCGTCCCCGGACGACGCGGCCGCCGCGGCCCGCGCCAACGGCGGGGTGCCGGACCCGCGGTTCCTCGGCGACGCCGAGGGCGCGGCCCGCTACCTGCGGGCGCTGACCAACTCCAACGGCAAGGTCGGCGTGATCGGCTACTGCTCGGGCGGGCGGCAGTCGTTCCTCGCCGGATGCAGCATCGACGTGCAGGCGGCGGTGGACTGCTACGGGGCGTTCGTCACCGGCACCCCGCCGGAGGGCTTCCCGCTGCAGGTCGAGCCGATCGGCCACCTCGCCAAGGAGCTGCGCTGCCCGCTGCTCGGCCTGTTCGGCAACGAGGACCAGTACCCCTCCCCCGAGGCGGTGAACGAGCTGGAGGACCGGCTCAAGGAGCACGGCAAGTCCTACGAGTTCCACCGCTACGACAACGCCGGCCACGCCTTCTTCTCGGTCAACCGCCCGTCGTACCGGCCGGAGGCGGCCAACGACGGCTGGAGCCGCATCCTCGACTTCTACGGCCGCCACCTGGCGTCCTGA
- a CDS encoding AMP-binding protein, producing the protein MGREQSQGDVVAEYLADLGRRQARARSAAGQPGALRPRSGARTLPAAVAHWARTAPERTALVFAGREWSYARLDEAVDRLAGWMAAEAGVRPGDRVAVFLGNRPEFVIAMLAALRIGAVHVPVNPMFRAAELRHELTDAEPVLAVTDPVLRELLEEVRPEAPSVRRVLDADGEEWARAVSGHARHGACADDPDALAALNYTGGTTGLPKGCEHTGGDMMYTAAAIDLGITGGTGEPAVYVCFLPVFWIAGENLGILAPLASGGTCVLLPRWDARAVLNAISAHRVRVLTGTVENYLELLERVTEEDDLSSLTHPATVSFVRKLTPEIRRRWRDAAGPHSVLREASYGMTETHTSDTATTGFQDGDRDLTTDPVFCGLPVPGTELMVADFATDRPLPLGERGQILIRTPSLLHGYWRRPEATAAAVTAEGWLRTGDIGLLDEDGCLHYLGRDKDMIKVKGMSVFPTEVETLLAAHPEVLAAAVVPVEDAERGQRPYAFVRTVPGSELTAEQLTSWARESMAGYKVPQIELTAGLPLTATGKIRKTVLVERAAKAVAGGAARKV; encoded by the coding sequence GTGGGCAGGGAGCAGTCGCAGGGGGACGTCGTCGCGGAGTACCTCGCCGATCTCGGGCGGCGGCAGGCGCGGGCCCGGAGCGCGGCAGGGCAGCCGGGCGCACTGCGGCCGAGGAGCGGCGCCCGGACGCTGCCCGCGGCCGTGGCGCACTGGGCCCGGACGGCGCCCGAGCGGACGGCGCTGGTCTTCGCCGGACGGGAGTGGAGCTACGCCCGGCTCGACGAGGCCGTGGACCGGCTGGCCGGCTGGATGGCGGCGGAGGCCGGGGTGCGGCCGGGCGACCGGGTCGCCGTCTTCCTCGGCAACCGGCCCGAGTTCGTCATCGCGATGCTGGCCGCACTGCGGATCGGCGCCGTCCACGTCCCGGTGAACCCGATGTTCCGGGCCGCCGAGCTGCGGCACGAGCTGACGGACGCCGAGCCGGTGCTGGCGGTGACCGATCCCGTGCTGCGCGAACTGCTGGAGGAGGTGCGGCCGGAGGCGCCGAGCGTCCGCCGGGTGCTGGACGCGGACGGGGAGGAGTGGGCGCGTGCCGTGAGCGGGCACGCCCGGCACGGCGCCTGCGCCGACGACCCCGACGCCCTGGCCGCGCTGAACTACACCGGCGGCACCACCGGCCTCCCCAAGGGCTGCGAGCACACCGGCGGCGACATGATGTACACCGCCGCCGCCATCGACCTGGGGATCACCGGCGGCACCGGCGAACCCGCCGTCTACGTCTGCTTCCTGCCGGTCTTCTGGATCGCCGGCGAGAACCTGGGCATCCTGGCCCCGCTCGCCTCCGGCGGCACCTGCGTACTGCTGCCCCGCTGGGACGCCCGCGCGGTGCTGAACGCGATCTCGGCGCACCGGGTGCGGGTGCTCACCGGGACCGTGGAGAACTACCTCGAACTGCTGGAGCGGGTCACCGAGGAGGACGACCTCTCCTCGCTCACCCATCCCGCCACCGTCTCCTTCGTCCGCAAGCTCACCCCGGAGATCCGCCGCCGCTGGCGGGACGCGGCCGGCCCGCACAGCGTGCTGCGCGAGGCCTCGTACGGCATGACCGAGACCCACACCAGCGACACCGCCACCACGGGCTTCCAGGACGGCGACCGGGACCTCACCACCGATCCGGTCTTCTGCGGACTCCCGGTCCCCGGCACGGAGTTGATGGTCGCGGACTTCGCGACCGACCGGCCGCTGCCGCTCGGCGAGCGCGGCCAGATCCTGATCCGCACCCCGTCCCTGCTGCACGGCTACTGGCGCCGCCCGGAGGCGACGGCCGCCGCCGTCACCGCCGAGGGCTGGCTGCGCACCGGCGACATCGGCCTGCTGGACGAGGACGGCTGCCTCCACTACCTGGGCCGCGACAAGGACATGATCAAGGTCAAGGGGATGTCGGTCTTCCCCACCGAGGTGGAGACGCTCCTCGCGGCGCACCCCGAGGTGCTCGCCGCGGCCGTCGTCCCGGTCGAGGACGCCGAGCGCGGCCAGCGCCCGTACGCCTTCGTCAGGACCGTTCCGGGCTCGGAGCTGACGGCGGAGCAACTCACCTCCTGGGCACGGGAGTCGATGGCCGGCTACAAGGTCCCGCAGATCGAGCTGACCGCCGGGCTGCCGCTCACCGCGACCGGCAAGATCCGCAAGACGGTGCTGGTCGAGCGAGCGGCGAAGGCCGTCGCGGGGGGCGCCGCCCGGAAGGTGTAA
- a CDS encoding DUF6295 family protein, whose product MCTYLTEKVEINGSGKGRDGYFPLTHAMVYVDHPQHAPYEHTVNIDFLNPSQGAGARIPLELTEEAALALVAAIQNTLATAPPGLASEKAAAGH is encoded by the coding sequence ATGTGCACCTATCTGACCGAGAAGGTCGAGATCAACGGCAGCGGCAAGGGCAGGGACGGCTACTTCCCGCTCACCCACGCGATGGTCTACGTCGACCACCCGCAGCACGCCCCCTACGAGCACACCGTCAACATCGACTTCCTCAACCCCTCCCAGGGCGCCGGCGCGCGCATCCCCCTGGAACTCACGGAGGAGGCCGCGCTGGCCCTGGTGGCCGCCATCCAGAACACCCTGGCGACGGCGCCCCCCGGACTGGCCTCCGAGAAGGCGGCCGCGGGCCACTGA
- a CDS encoding baeRF3 domain-containing protein, producing MYTSDLTPAVLRELRAPRPYPALSLTARTYRREPDNAGDALRLRNLVSEAHKRLHADPEVSHEARKRVGEQLDRAVAEVDLAHAGDGLVLLASADEHQVWRIPRSVQDRVVLSETYLSRNLVAAAAQERPYWVVAVDADEARLWSGAGEALRPRDAAGFPVRPEEIPNDSQRMQRKGQARNLYSNEDVRAYLRDVDAALARLLAEAPRPLFLAGLPQTLGVLEEVGDTSDQWSGRLAKGAKTSYADLTGPELAAEIAVPRAEYAERQTAEALDRLGEAQGAKRLAAGVDEVYRAVLEGRLDELVVEEHYEVLVRLKRGSGSTPGSAGEVLEVLQADEVTADQVHEDPELHDDFVDEIIEAALDTDARVSFVPDDRIADYGRIAARLRY from the coding sequence ATGTACACCAGTGACTTGACCCCCGCCGTTCTCCGCGAGCTCCGCGCGCCCCGGCCGTATCCGGCGCTTTCGCTGACCGCCCGCACCTACCGCCGGGAGCCGGACAACGCCGGCGACGCGCTGCGGCTGCGCAATCTGGTCTCGGAGGCGCACAAACGGCTGCACGCCGACCCGGAGGTCTCCCACGAGGCCCGTAAGAGGGTCGGCGAGCAGCTGGACCGGGCGGTGGCCGAGGTCGACCTGGCGCACGCCGGGGACGGCCTGGTCCTGCTGGCCTCCGCCGACGAGCACCAGGTGTGGCGGATCCCCCGTTCGGTTCAGGACCGGGTGGTGCTCAGCGAGACCTATCTCAGCCGCAACCTGGTCGCCGCCGCGGCCCAGGAGCGCCCGTACTGGGTGGTGGCGGTGGACGCGGACGAGGCCCGGCTGTGGTCCGGCGCCGGGGAGGCGCTGCGCCCCCGGGACGCGGCCGGCTTCCCGGTCCGCCCCGAGGAGATCCCCAACGACAGCCAGCGGATGCAGCGCAAGGGCCAGGCCCGCAACCTGTACTCGAACGAGGACGTCCGGGCCTATCTGCGTGACGTGGACGCGGCGCTGGCCAGGCTGCTCGCCGAGGCCCCCCGCCCGCTCTTCCTGGCCGGCCTGCCGCAGACCCTGGGCGTGCTGGAGGAGGTCGGCGACACCTCCGACCAGTGGAGCGGCCGGCTGGCCAAGGGCGCCAAGACCAGCTACGCCGATCTCACCGGCCCCGAGCTGGCCGCGGAGATCGCCGTCCCGCGCGCCGAGTACGCGGAGCGCCAGACCGCCGAGGCTCTGGACCGGCTGGGCGAGGCCCAGGGCGCCAAGCGCCTGGCGGCCGGCGTGGACGAGGTGTACCGGGCGGTGCTGGAGGGCCGGCTGGACGAGCTGGTCGTCGAGGAGCACTACGAGGTGCTGGTCCGGCTGAAGCGCGGCTCAGGCTCCACCCCGGGCTCGGCCGGCGAGGTCCTGGAGGTCCTCCAGGCCGACGAGGTCACCGCCGACCAGGTGCACGAGGACCCGGAGCTCCACGACGACTTCGTCGACGAGATCATCGAGGCCGCGCTGGACACCGACGCCCGGGTCTCCTTCGTCCCGGACGACCGGATCGCCGACTACGGGCGGATCGCCGCCCGGCTGAGGTACTGA
- a CDS encoding acetyl-CoA carboxylase family protein translates to MGVPAVLVANRGEIAVRIVRAAAEAGLRSVAGYAEDEPEAAHARLADEAVPLPGSGPAAYLDGPGIAAVAAEAGCELLHPGYGFLSEDAGFARACAERGVGFVGPAPEVLELLGDKARARALAKSLGVPVLPGTEPGEGIGAARRLLAEHGSLMVKAVGGGGGRGLRAVRDPEGLAEAWQRCASEAGTAFGRAEVYAERLLTGARHIEVQVLGDGTGAVSHLWERDCSAQRRNQKLIELAPAPGLDPALRDRLIGAALRLAGEVAYRGLGTFEFLVQDGGFWFLEANPRLQVEHTVTEEVTGVDLVAAQLRIAVGETLDALGLAGPPPAPRGSAVQLRLYAERLGPDGEARPSAGTLRRFDLPTGPGVRVDTACRPGDAVGVRYDPLLAKIVVRGGSPSAAVERARRALAELRVDGVRTGAALLEAVLALPELPAGRVHTGRVAELVAAGGVAGAAGDEPPEEPLGEDEGEGEDTAAVRAPLAGTVLSLDVAVAEQVGRGQRLMVLEAMKMEHVVRAPAAGSVLRLPAAVGETVDEGVLLALLAPSDSGAGPAVAEEAQDPDRIRPDLAESLARHAVGLDAGRPEAVARRHRVGRRTARENIADLCDDPASFAEHGALAIAAQRQRRPLDDLIANTPADGMVTGTATVNGERCVAMSYDYTVLAGTQGFVNHRKTDRMLELAGRGRLPVVLFAEGGGGRPGDTDTTKVAGLDVPTFRQLARLSGRVPLVGIASGRCFAGNAALLGCCDVVIATPDANIGMGGPAMIEGGGLGVHRPEDIGPIEVQTANGVVDLVAADDADAVRLARRYLSYFQDAIAGRAAPESEWTAPDQRLLRHVVPENRRRAYDVHAAATGIFDTDSVLELREAFGVGIRTCLARLAGRPVGVIASNPLHLGGAIDADAADKAARFLQLCEAFGLPIVSLCDTPGFMVGPESERTATVRHFSRMFVGGANLTVPLVAVVLRKAYGLGAMAMLGGSTHAPAATLAWPSGEFGGMGLEGAVRLGYRRELEAVEDPVAREAEYRRLVDAMYERGKAVNTAAALEIDDVIDPADTRARILAALPAPGTPAARPEGRERRPFVDTW, encoded by the coding sequence GTGGGCGTACCGGCGGTGCTCGTCGCGAATCGGGGGGAGATCGCGGTCCGGATCGTGCGGGCCGCGGCGGAGGCCGGGCTGCGCTCGGTCGCCGGGTACGCCGAGGACGAGCCGGAGGCGGCGCACGCCCGGCTCGCCGACGAGGCCGTCCCGCTGCCCGGGAGCGGCCCGGCCGCCTATCTCGACGGACCCGGGATCGCCGCCGTCGCGGCCGAGGCGGGCTGCGAGCTCCTCCACCCCGGCTACGGGTTCCTCAGCGAGGACGCCGGCTTCGCCCGGGCCTGCGCCGAGCGCGGGGTCGGCTTCGTGGGGCCCGCGCCTGAGGTGCTGGAGCTGCTCGGGGACAAGGCGCGGGCCAGGGCGCTCGCGAAGTCCCTCGGGGTGCCGGTGCTGCCGGGCACGGAGCCGGGGGAGGGCATCGGGGCGGCCCGCCGGCTGCTGGCCGAGCACGGATCGCTGATGGTGAAGGCGGTCGGCGGGGGCGGCGGGCGCGGGCTGCGCGCCGTCCGCGACCCGGAGGGGCTGGCCGAGGCCTGGCAGCGGTGCGCCTCCGAGGCCGGTACGGCCTTCGGCCGGGCCGAGGTCTACGCCGAGCGGCTGCTCACCGGGGCCCGCCACATCGAGGTGCAGGTCCTCGGGGACGGCACCGGCGCGGTGTCCCACCTGTGGGAGCGGGACTGCAGTGCGCAGCGCCGCAACCAGAAGCTGATCGAGCTGGCCCCGGCACCGGGGCTGGACCCCGCGCTCCGGGACAGGTTGATCGGGGCCGCGCTGCGGCTCGCCGGCGAGGTGGCCTACCGCGGGCTGGGCACCTTCGAATTCCTGGTCCAGGACGGCGGGTTCTGGTTCCTGGAGGCCAACCCCCGGCTCCAGGTCGAGCACACCGTCACCGAGGAGGTGACCGGAGTCGACCTGGTCGCCGCGCAGCTGCGGATAGCCGTCGGCGAGACTCTGGACGCCCTCGGGCTGGCCGGACCGCCGCCCGCCCCGCGCGGAAGCGCCGTCCAACTCCGGCTCTACGCCGAGCGGTTGGGCCCGGACGGGGAGGCCCGCCCGTCCGCGGGCACCCTCCGCCGCTTCGACCTGCCGACCGGCCCCGGCGTGCGGGTGGACACCGCCTGCCGGCCGGGGGACGCGGTCGGCGTCCGCTACGACCCGCTGCTGGCCAAGATCGTGGTCCGGGGCGGGAGTCCGTCCGCCGCCGTGGAGCGGGCCCGCCGGGCGCTGGCCGAGCTGCGGGTGGACGGGGTCCGCACGGGTGCGGCGCTGCTGGAAGCGGTGCTGGCGCTGCCCGAGCTGCCGGCCGGCCGCGTCCACACCGGGCGGGTGGCCGAACTGGTGGCCGCCGGGGGAGTGGCCGGTGCGGCCGGTGACGAGCCGCCGGAGGAACCCCTGGGCGAGGACGAGGGCGAGGGCGAGGACACCGCCGCCGTGCGCGCGCCGCTCGCCGGCACCGTGCTCTCCCTGGACGTCGCCGTCGCCGAACAGGTCGGCCGGGGCCAGCGGTTGATGGTGCTGGAGGCGATGAAGATGGAGCACGTGGTCCGCGCCCCGGCCGCGGGAAGCGTCCTCCGCCTGCCCGCCGCCGTCGGCGAGACGGTGGACGAGGGCGTCCTCCTCGCCCTCCTCGCCCCCTCGGATTCCGGGGCCGGCCCCGCCGTCGCCGAGGAGGCCCAGGACCCCGACCGGATCCGCCCCGACCTGGCCGAATCCCTCGCCCGGCACGCCGTGGGCCTGGACGCCGGACGACCGGAGGCGGTCGCCAGGCGGCACCGTGTCGGCCGGCGCACCGCCCGCGAGAACATCGCCGACCTCTGCGACGACCCGGCCTCCTTCGCCGAGCACGGCGCCCTGGCCATCGCCGCCCAGCGGCAGCGCCGTCCGCTGGACGACCTGATCGCCAACACCCCGGCCGACGGCATGGTCACCGGCACTGCGACCGTCAACGGCGAGCGCTGCGTCGCCATGTCCTACGACTACACCGTGCTGGCCGGCACCCAGGGGTTCGTCAACCACCGCAAGACCGACCGGATGCTGGAGCTCGCCGGGCGCGGCCGGCTGCCGGTGGTGCTCTTCGCCGAGGGCGGCGGCGGACGCCCCGGCGACACCGACACCACCAAGGTGGCCGGCCTGGACGTCCCCACCTTCCGCCAACTGGCCCGGCTGAGCGGCCGGGTGCCGCTGGTCGGGATCGCCTCCGGCCGCTGCTTCGCCGGCAACGCGGCCCTGCTGGGCTGCTGCGACGTGGTGATCGCCACCCCGGACGCCAACATCGGGATGGGCGGCCCGGCGATGATCGAGGGCGGCGGCCTCGGCGTCCACCGCCCCGAGGACATCGGCCCGATCGAGGTGCAGACCGCCAACGGCGTGGTCGACCTGGTCGCCGCGGACGACGCCGACGCGGTCCGGCTGGCCCGCCGGTACCTCTCCTACTTCCAGGACGCGATCGCCGGCCGGGCCGCCCCCGAGTCCGAGTGGACCGCCCCCGACCAGCGCCTGCTGCGGCACGTCGTCCCGGAGAACCGCCGCCGGGCCTACGACGTCCACGCCGCCGCCACCGGGATCTTCGACACCGACTCGGTGCTCGAGCTCCGCGAGGCCTTCGGCGTCGGCATCAGGACCTGCCTGGCCCGGCTGGCCGGCCGCCCGGTCGGGGTGATCGCCAGCAACCCGCTGCACCTGGGCGGGGCCATCGACGCCGACGCCGCCGACAAGGCCGCCCGCTTCCTCCAGCTCTGCGAGGCCTTCGGCCTGCCGATCGTCTCGCTCTGCGACACCCCCGGCTTCATGGTCGGCCCGGAGTCCGAACGGACCGCCACCGTACGGCACTTCAGCCGGATGTTCGTCGGCGGCGCCAACCTCACCGTGCCGCTGGTCGCCGTGGTGCTGCGGAAGGCGTACGGGCTGGGCGCGATGGCGATGCTCGGCGGCTCCACCCACGCACCCGCGGCCACTCTCGCCTGGCCCAGCGGGGAGTTCGGCGGGATGGGCCTGGAGGGCGCCGTCCGGCTCGGCTACCGCCGCGAACTGGAGGCCGTCGAGGACCCGGTGGCCCGCGAGGCCGAGTACCGGCGCCTGGTCGACGCGATGTACGAGCGCGGCAAGGCGGTCAACACGGCCGCCGCCCTCGAGATCGACGACGTCATCGACCCGGCGGATACGAGGGCCCGCATCCTGGCGGCGCTGCCCGCGCCCGGCACCCCGGCCGCGCGGCCGGAGGGCCGGGAGCGCCGGCCGTTCGTGGACACCTGGTGA